The Streptomyces seoulensis genome contains a region encoding:
- the malQ gene encoding 4-alpha-glucanotransferase: MAAALEDEELRALAELHGVATSYSPSPDVMVAVPAAAVIAALAALEIDASTPDAVRTALAERERELRDRLLPPTVVRWTGRPAAPAAGTGTPAGTPDPFDVLPPGTQVQIDTEQGERRTSADDLPTGVHHVTVTAPDGRTGHAHLIVAPERLPTPTGRSYGLLAQLYSVLSHRSWGMGDLGDLAELAAWAGRTHGAGFVQVNPLHAAVPGAPTDPSPYRPSSRRFPDPVHLRVEDVPEYAYTEPSPRLRERAERLRADVLDKGALIDRDAVWELKREALEQVVRVPLGPGRQAAYDAYRAEEGQALEDHATWYALAEEHGPDWRSWPEPLRDPRSADTARARARLAGRVEFHTRLAWLTDGQLRAAQRAAEEAGMPIGIVHDLAVGVHPVGADAWSQQDHFAAGMSVGAPPDAFNARGQDWGLPPWRPDRLAESGHAPYRHLLRALFRYAGALRIDHVMGLFRLWWVPEGSPPTEGTYVRYDAEAMLALLALEASRAGALVIGEDLGTVEPGVRETLQRRGVLGTSVLWFERDWTGDGRPLPPEGWRADCLATATTHDLPPTAARLTGEHVDLRERLGLLTRSAADEHAEAVADTAEWLALLGSLGLLDSPAAGPPGTDEEAEIQGFHRFLLRTPARLVGVWLPDGIGDRRPQNVPGTWDQYPNWRLPVSDPQGRPVPLEELTASPRLRALLAAVRAGLGHSGA; the protein is encoded by the coding sequence ATGGCCGCGGCGCTCGAGGACGAGGAACTGCGCGCGCTCGCGGAACTGCACGGCGTCGCCACCTCCTACAGCCCCTCCCCGGACGTCATGGTCGCGGTGCCCGCCGCCGCGGTGATCGCCGCCCTGGCCGCCCTGGAGATCGACGCGAGCACCCCGGACGCCGTCCGCACCGCGCTCGCCGAGCGGGAGCGGGAGCTGCGGGACCGGCTGCTGCCGCCCACCGTGGTCCGCTGGACCGGCCGGCCCGCCGCGCCCGCCGCGGGCACGGGCACGCCCGCCGGCACCCCCGACCCCTTCGACGTCCTGCCCCCGGGCACCCAGGTGCAGATCGACACCGAGCAGGGCGAACGCCGGACCAGCGCCGACGACCTGCCCACCGGCGTCCACCACGTCACCGTCACCGCCCCCGACGGACGCACCGGCCACGCCCACCTCATCGTCGCCCCCGAGCGCCTCCCCACCCCCACCGGCCGCTCCTACGGCCTCCTCGCCCAGCTCTACTCCGTGCTCTCCCACCGCTCCTGGGGCATGGGCGACCTCGGCGACCTCGCCGAGCTGGCAGCCTGGGCCGGACGCACCCACGGCGCCGGATTCGTGCAGGTCAACCCGTTGCACGCGGCCGTACCCGGCGCGCCCACCGACCCCTCCCCGTACCGCCCCTCCTCCCGCCGCTTCCCCGACCCGGTGCACCTGCGCGTCGAGGACGTCCCGGAGTACGCCTACACCGAGCCGTCCCCCCGGCTGCGCGAGCGGGCCGAACGGCTGCGCGCCGACGTGCTCGACAAGGGCGCCCTCATCGACCGCGACGCGGTGTGGGAGCTGAAGCGCGAGGCGCTGGAACAGGTCGTACGGGTCCCGCTCGGACCGGGCCGGCAGGCCGCCTACGACGCCTATCGCGCCGAGGAGGGCCAGGCGCTGGAGGACCACGCCACCTGGTACGCCCTCGCCGAGGAGCACGGCCCCGACTGGCGGAGCTGGCCCGAGCCGCTGCGCGACCCCCGCTCGGCGGACACCGCGCGCGCCCGTGCCCGGCTCGCCGGCCGGGTCGAGTTCCACACCCGGCTCGCCTGGCTCACCGACGGCCAGCTCCGGGCCGCCCAGCGGGCCGCCGAGGAGGCCGGAATGCCGATCGGGATCGTGCACGACCTCGCGGTCGGCGTGCATCCGGTCGGCGCCGACGCCTGGTCCCAGCAGGACCACTTCGCCGCCGGGATGTCGGTCGGCGCCCCGCCCGACGCCTTCAACGCGCGCGGCCAGGACTGGGGTCTGCCGCCCTGGCGCCCCGACCGCCTCGCGGAGTCCGGCCACGCCCCCTACCGCCACCTGCTGCGCGCCCTGTTCCGCTACGCGGGCGCGCTGCGCATCGACCACGTGATGGGCCTGTTCCGGCTCTGGTGGGTCCCCGAGGGCAGCCCGCCCACCGAGGGCACCTACGTCCGCTACGACGCCGAGGCGATGCTCGCCCTGCTCGCGCTGGAGGCGTCCCGCGCGGGCGCGCTGGTGATCGGGGAGGACCTGGGCACCGTGGAGCCCGGTGTGCGCGAGACGCTCCAGCGGCGCGGGGTGCTGGGCACCTCCGTGCTGTGGTTCGAGCGGGACTGGACCGGCGACGGCCGGCCGCTGCCGCCCGAGGGCTGGCGCGCGGACTGCCTGGCCACCGCCACCACCCACGATCTGCCGCCCACGGCGGCCCGGCTCACCGGCGAACACGTCGACCTGCGCGAGCGGCTCGGCCTGCTGACCCGTTCGGCCGCCGACGAGCACGCCGAGGCGGTCGCGGACACCGCCGAATGGCTGGCCCTGCTGGGCAGCCTCGGCCTGCTCGACAGCCCCGCCGCCGGGCCGCCCGGCACCGACGAGGAGGCCGAGATCCAGGGCTTCCACCGCTTCCTGCTGCGCACCCCGGCCCGCCTGGTCGGCGTCTGGCTCCCGGACGGCATCGGGGACCGGCGCCCGCAGAACGTGCCCGGCACCTGGGACCAGTACCCCAACTGGCGCCTGCCGGTGTCCGATCCCCAGGGGCGGCCGGTACCGCTGGAGGAGCTGACCGCGTCCCCGAGGCTGCGGGCGCTGCTGGCCGCGGTGCGGGCGGGGCTGGGGCACAGCGGTGCTTGA
- a CDS encoding HNH endonuclease, with product MPHVLVLNASYEPLGVVPLRRALVLVLENKAVSLEESGAYLHSASVTVPAPSVVRLKRFVRVPYRGPVPLTRRALFARDGGRCAYCGGVATSVDHVIPRSRGGKHVWDNVVASCRRCNHVKADRHLVELGWRLRHQPAPPTGLAWRIIGTGHRDPRWLPYLQPYGADAALARIDGISA from the coding sequence GTGCCGCATGTCCTGGTCCTCAACGCGTCGTACGAGCCCCTCGGCGTCGTACCGCTCCGCCGCGCGCTCGTCCTCGTCCTGGAGAACAAGGCGGTCTCCCTCGAGGAATCCGGCGCCTATCTGCACAGCGCGTCCGTCACAGTCCCCGCACCCAGCGTGGTCCGGCTCAAGCGTTTCGTGCGGGTTCCCTACCGGGGGCCCGTTCCACTCACCCGGCGCGCGCTGTTCGCGCGGGACGGGGGCCGGTGCGCGTACTGCGGCGGTGTCGCGACCAGTGTCGACCACGTCATCCCGCGCTCTCGCGGGGGCAAGCACGTCTGGGACAACGTGGTGGCCTCCTGCCGCCGCTGCAACCACGTCAAGGCCGACCGCCACCTGGTCGAGCTGGGCTGGCGCCTGCGCCACCAGCCGGCCCCGCCCACCGGCCTGGCCTGGCGCATCATCGGCACCGGGCACAGGGACCCGCGCTGGCTGCCCTACCTGCAGCCCTACGGCGCGGACGCCGCTCTGGCCCGGATCGACGGCATCTCCGCCTGA
- a CDS encoding FAD-dependent monooxygenase, which translates to MAGTTGTTGVVVVGCGPTGLLLAGDLAAAGVPVTVLEKRPRGISNLTRAFALHARTLEQLDMRGLADGLEALGHPLTRLGLFDGLTLDLSGLPTRFAHVLVVPQYEVERVLERRAREAGAEFRYDTEVTGLTQDASGVTVRARGMEPLRAAYVVGADGMRSAVREAVGLPFPGRSVIRSVVLADVRLAEDPPGLLTAGTVGDAFALLIPFGDGYHRVIGWHRAHDVSDDAPLDLAEIKDIVRLALGRDFGMHDPRWLSRFHSDERQAPSYRAGRVFLAGDAAHVHSPAGGQGMNTGLQDAANLSWKLAAVLAGRAGPALLDTYDTERHPVGRTVLRSSGTLIRLAMANRPWTRAARAVLTSLMTHFPALRSKAMRQVTGLGYAYGRGLAGRRAPDIRLPDGTRLYEALRAGDFVLLTQTPCPDTRRSHLTTSEWPGPRTLLIRPDGYMAWTAKSPTPTALEAALLEHVGRPD; encoded by the coding sequence ATGGCAGGCACCACCGGTACCACCGGCGTCGTGGTCGTGGGCTGCGGCCCGACCGGCCTGCTCCTCGCCGGTGACCTCGCGGCCGCCGGAGTCCCGGTCACCGTGCTGGAGAAACGGCCGCGCGGGATCAGCAACCTCACCCGCGCCTTCGCCCTGCACGCGCGCACGCTGGAACAGCTCGACATGCGCGGCCTCGCCGACGGACTCGAAGCCCTCGGTCACCCCCTGACCCGGCTGGGCCTCTTCGACGGCCTCACCCTCGACCTCTCCGGCCTGCCCACCCGCTTCGCGCACGTCCTGGTGGTCCCGCAGTACGAGGTGGAACGGGTACTGGAGCGCCGGGCGCGGGAGGCGGGCGCCGAGTTCCGGTACGACACCGAGGTGACCGGGCTGACGCAGGACGCGTCCGGCGTGACGGTGCGGGCGCGGGGCATGGAGCCGCTGCGGGCGGCGTACGTCGTGGGCGCCGACGGGATGCGCAGCGCCGTACGGGAGGCGGTGGGACTGCCGTTCCCGGGGCGCTCGGTCATCCGCTCGGTGGTCCTCGCGGACGTACGGCTCGCCGAGGACCCGCCCGGCCTGCTCACCGCCGGAACGGTGGGGGACGCCTTCGCCCTCCTCATCCCCTTCGGTGACGGCTACCACCGGGTGATCGGCTGGCACCGGGCCCACGACGTCTCCGACGACGCCCCGCTGGACCTCGCCGAGATCAAGGACATCGTCCGCCTGGCCCTCGGCCGGGACTTCGGCATGCACGACCCGCGCTGGCTGTCCCGCTTCCACAGCGACGAACGCCAGGCCCCTTCGTACCGCGCGGGCCGGGTCTTCCTGGCCGGCGACGCCGCCCACGTCCACTCCCCGGCGGGCGGCCAGGGCATGAACACGGGCCTGCAGGACGCGGCCAACCTGAGCTGGAAACTGGCCGCGGTCCTGGCCGGCCGCGCAGGCCCCGCCCTGCTGGACACCTACGACACCGAACGCCACCCGGTGGGCCGCACGGTCCTGCGCAGCAGCGGAACCCTGATCCGCCTCGCGATGGCCAACCGCCCCTGGACCAGGGCGGCCAGAGCCGTCCTGACCTCCCTGATGACCCACTTCCCCGCCCTGCGCAGCAAGGCGATGCGCCAGGTGACGGGCCTGGGTTACGCCTACGGACGCGGCCTCGCCGGCCGACGGGCCCCGGACATCCGCCTGCCGGACGGCACCCGCCTCTATGAGGCCCTGCGCGCGGGCGACTTCGTCCTCCTCACCCAGACCCCCTGTCCCGACACCCGCCGTTCCCACCTCACGACCTCCGAATGGCCCGGCCCCCGGACCCTCCTGATCCGCCCGGACGGCTACATGGCCTGGACGGCGAAGTCACCGACCCCAACCGCCCTGGAAGCAGCGCTACTCGAACACGTGGGGCGGCCGGACTGA
- a CDS encoding mechanosensitive ion channel family protein: MEVPAVSLPVALLAAGASPSPSPTGSDPAVPSLQDAQQNAADAASWVEQNWSTWLAMGLQILLIVVIAVTLRAVVRRAITKLIERMNRTVQAVDHTALGGLLVNNERRRQRSAAIGSVLRSVASFVILGTAALMVLSTFKINLAPLLASAGVAGVAIGFGARNLVTDFLSGVFMIIEDQYGVGDTIDAGVATGEVVEVGLRVTKLRGDNGEIWYVRNGEVKRIGNLSQGWATANVEVTVRAGEDLDKVKSVLDEVAEKMGKEEPWNELLWSPIEVLGLDSVLIDSMVIRVSAKTMPGKSVSVERELRWRIKRAFDKASIPIVGGATAVVPEDETPDPSAMVAAPSAFASSTSPQSLASNPLTTPKPPVK, translated from the coding sequence ATGGAGGTACCCGCCGTGTCCCTGCCCGTCGCCCTACTGGCCGCCGGAGCGTCGCCGTCTCCCTCGCCCACGGGCTCGGACCCGGCCGTGCCGTCGCTCCAGGACGCCCAGCAGAACGCGGCGGACGCGGCGAGCTGGGTGGAGCAGAACTGGTCGACCTGGCTCGCCATGGGTCTGCAGATCCTGCTGATCGTGGTCATCGCGGTCACGCTGCGCGCCGTGGTGCGCCGGGCCATCACCAAACTGATCGAGCGGATGAACCGCACCGTGCAGGCGGTGGACCACACCGCGCTGGGCGGGCTGCTGGTCAACAACGAGCGGCGGCGCCAGCGCTCGGCGGCCATCGGCTCGGTACTGCGCTCGGTGGCGTCCTTCGTCATCCTCGGCACGGCCGCGCTGATGGTGCTCTCCACCTTCAAGATCAACCTCGCCCCGCTGCTGGCCTCCGCCGGTGTCGCCGGTGTGGCGATCGGTTTCGGCGCCCGGAACCTGGTCACCGACTTCCTGTCCGGCGTCTTCATGATCATCGAGGACCAGTACGGCGTGGGCGACACCATCGACGCCGGGGTCGCGACCGGCGAGGTGGTCGAGGTCGGCCTGCGCGTGACCAAGCTGCGCGGCGACAACGGCGAGATCTGGTACGTCCGCAACGGCGAGGTCAAGCGCATCGGCAACCTCTCCCAGGGCTGGGCGACGGCCAACGTGGAGGTCACCGTCCGCGCCGGCGAGGACCTGGACAAGGTCAAGTCCGTGCTGGACGAGGTCGCGGAGAAGATGGGCAAGGAGGAGCCGTGGAACGAGCTGCTCTGGAGCCCGATCGAGGTGCTGGGCCTGGACAGCGTGCTGATCGACTCCATGGTCATCCGGGTCTCCGCCAAGACCATGCCGGGCAAGTCGGTGTCGGTCGAGCGTGAGCTGCGCTGGCGGATCAAGCGGGCCTTCGACAAGGCGAGCATCCCGATCGTCGGCGGTGCCACGGCCGTGGTGCCGGAGGACGAGACCCCGGACCCGTCGGCGATGGTCGCCGCCCCCTCGGCGTTCGCCAGCTCCACCTCGCCGCAGTCGCTGGCCAGCAACCCGCTCACCACGCCGAAGCCTCCCGTGAAGTAA
- the pepN gene encoding aminopeptidase N, with protein MPGTNLTREEAQQRAKLLTVDSYEIDLDLSGAQEGGTFRSVTTVRFDVAESGAESFIDLVAPAVREVTLNGDALDPAEVFKDSRIALPGLLDGRNILRVVADCAYTNTGEGLHRFVDPVDEQAYLYTQFEVPDARRVFASFEQPDLKATFRFTVTAPEGWTVISNSPTPEPKDNVWAFAPTPRISSYITALIVGPYHSVHSVYEKDGQSVPLGIYCRPSLAEFLDSDAIFDVTRQGFDWFQEKFDYAYPFEKYDQLFVPEFNAGAMENAGAVTIRDQYVFRSKVTDAAYEVRAETILHELAHMWFGDLVTMEWWNDLWLNESFATFTSIACQASAPGSRWPHAWTTFANSMKTWAYRQDQLPSTHPIMAEIRDLDDVLVNFDGITYAKGASVLKQLVAYVGEDEFFQGVQAYFKRHAFGNTRLSDLLGALEETSGRDLKTWSKAWLETAGINILRPELETDADGVITSFAVRQEAPALPAGAKGEPTLRPHRIAIGLYDLDDAGKLVRVKRVELDVDGELTAVPELTGVRRPAVILLNDDDLSYAKVRLDEESLAVVTEHLGDFAESLPRALSWASAWDMTRDGELATRDYLSLVLSGIGKESDIGVVQSLHRQAKLAIDLYADPATVETLLTRWTEAALAHLRTAEPGSDHQLAWARAFAATARTPEQLDLLEALLDGSQTVEGLAVDTELRWAFVERLAAVGRFDEAEIATEYERDRTAAGERHAATARAARPTAEAKAEAWASVVESDKLPNAVQEAVIRGFVQTDQRELLAPYTDRYFDSVKTAWDSRSHEMAQQIAVGLYPSVQVSEETLRKTDAWLTSTEPTPALRRLISESRAGIERALKAQRADAASA; from the coding sequence GTGCCTGGCACAAACCTGACTCGGGAAGAGGCGCAGCAGCGGGCGAAGCTGCTCACCGTTGACTCGTACGAGATCGATCTCGACCTCTCCGGCGCGCAGGAGGGGGGCACCTTCCGGTCCGTGACCACGGTGCGCTTCGACGTGGCCGAGTCCGGCGCCGAGTCCTTCATCGACCTGGTCGCACCGGCCGTGCGTGAAGTGACCCTGAACGGGGACGCACTGGACCCGGCGGAGGTCTTCAAGGACTCGCGGATCGCGCTGCCCGGTCTGCTCGACGGCCGCAACATCCTGCGGGTGGTGGCGGACTGCGCGTACACCAACACCGGTGAGGGTCTGCACCGGTTCGTGGACCCGGTCGACGAACAGGCTTATCTGTACACGCAGTTCGAGGTGCCGGACGCCCGGCGCGTGTTCGCCTCCTTCGAGCAGCCGGACCTCAAGGCGACGTTCCGGTTCACCGTGACGGCGCCCGAGGGCTGGACGGTGATCTCCAACTCCCCGACGCCGGAGCCCAAGGACAACGTCTGGGCGTTCGCGCCGACCCCGCGCATCTCGTCGTACATCACGGCGCTGATCGTCGGCCCGTACCACTCGGTGCACAGCGTGTACGAGAAGGACGGGCAGAGCGTGCCGCTCGGCATCTACTGCCGGCCCTCGCTCGCGGAGTTCCTCGACTCCGACGCGATCTTCGACGTCACGCGGCAGGGCTTCGACTGGTTCCAGGAGAAGTTCGACTACGCGTACCCCTTCGAGAAGTACGACCAGCTCTTCGTGCCGGAGTTCAACGCGGGCGCGATGGAGAACGCGGGCGCGGTGACCATCCGCGACCAGTACGTCTTCCGGTCCAAGGTGACCGACGCGGCGTACGAGGTGCGGGCGGAGACGATCCTGCACGAGCTGGCCCACATGTGGTTCGGCGACCTGGTCACCATGGAGTGGTGGAACGACCTGTGGCTGAACGAGTCGTTCGCCACCTTCACCTCCATCGCCTGCCAGGCGTCCGCGCCCGGGTCGCGCTGGCCGCACGCGTGGACGACGTTCGCCAACTCGATGAAGACGTGGGCGTACCGCCAGGACCAGCTTCCGTCCACGCACCCGATCATGGCCGAGATCCGCGACCTGGACGACGTGCTGGTCAACTTCGATGGCATCACGTACGCCAAGGGCGCGAGCGTGCTGAAGCAGCTCGTGGCGTACGTCGGTGAGGACGAGTTCTTCCAGGGCGTGCAGGCGTACTTCAAGCGGCACGCGTTCGGCAACACGCGGCTGTCGGATCTGCTGGGCGCGCTGGAGGAGACCTCCGGGCGCGACCTGAAGACCTGGTCGAAGGCGTGGCTGGAGACGGCCGGGATCAACATCCTCCGTCCCGAGCTGGAGACGGACGCCGACGGTGTCATCACCTCCTTCGCGGTCCGCCAGGAGGCCCCGGCCCTGCCGGCCGGCGCCAAGGGCGAGCCGACGCTGCGCCCGCACCGCATCGCCATCGGCCTGTACGACCTGGACGACGCGGGCAAGCTCGTGCGCGTGAAGCGGGTCGAGCTGGACGTGGACGGCGAGCTGACGGCCGTGCCCGAGCTGACCGGTGTCCGCCGTCCGGCCGTGATCCTGCTCAACGACGACGACCTGTCGTACGCGAAGGTCCGCCTCGACGAGGAGTCCCTCGCGGTCGTCACCGAGCACCTGGGTGACTTCGCGGAGTCGCTGCCGCGCGCGCTGAGCTGGGCGTCCGCCTGGGACATGACCCGTGACGGCGAACTGGCCACCCGTGACTACCTCTCGCTGGTGCTGTCCGGCATCGGCAAGGAGTCCGACATCGGTGTCGTGCAGTCGCTGCACCGCCAGGCCAAGCTGGCGATCGACCTGTACGCCGACCCGGCCACCGTCGAGACCCTGCTGACCCGCTGGACCGAGGCGGCGCTGGCGCACCTGCGCACCGCCGAGCCGGGCAGCGACCACCAGTTGGCGTGGGCGCGCGCGTTCGCGGCGACCGCCCGCACGCCGGAGCAGCTCGACCTGCTGGAGGCGCTGCTCGACGGCTCGCAGACCGTCGAGGGCCTGGCCGTCGACACCGAGCTGCGCTGGGCCTTCGTCGAGCGCCTCGCCGCGGTGGGCCGCTTCGACGAGGCGGAGATCGCCACCGAGTACGAGCGGGACCGCACGGCGGCCGGCGAGCGCCACGCGGCGACCGCCCGCGCGGCCCGCCCGACCGCCGAGGCCAAGGCGGAGGCGTGGGCGTCGGTCGTGGAGTCCGACAAGCTCCCCAACGCGGTCCAGGAAGCCGTCATCCGCGGCTTCGTCCAGACCGACCAGCGCGAGCTCCTCGCCCCCTACACGGACCGCTACTTCGACTCCGTGAAGACGGCCTGGGACTCCCGCTCCCACGAGATGGCCCAGCAGATCGCGGTCGGCCTGTACCCGTCGGTCCAGGTCTCCGAGGAGACGCTGCGCAAGACGGACGCCTGGCTGACGTCCACCGAGCCGACCCCGGCCCTGCGCCGCCTGATCTCGGAGTCCCGCGCGGGCATCGAGCGGGCCCTGAAGGCCCAGCGGGCGGACGCGGCGTCGGCGTAG
- a CDS encoding ATP-binding cassette domain-containing protein: MTLEIDNCTYGYRRWKPPVLRDFSYALPDGLTVLLGPNGAGKSTLLKLAASVTRPQRGRVTLDGTPAGTAAYRQSVAWMPQDIVPMPTLTAREYVAYIGWLKGMSRAEAWQQSRRALGRVNLADQAGARTSSLSGGQLRRVGVAGALVHGARVLLLDEPTAGMDPYQRRVFRDILRGLTDDVRVLLSTHDVADLAEEADHVTVMYGGSVLHHGDTGSFLTHTPPGTLEGRAAEAAYTALLTSRGVTA, from the coding sequence GTGACACTCGAAATCGACAACTGCACCTACGGCTACCGGCGCTGGAAGCCGCCCGTGCTGCGCGACTTCTCCTACGCCCTCCCCGACGGCCTCACCGTGCTGCTCGGCCCCAACGGAGCGGGCAAGTCGACCCTGCTGAAGCTCGCCGCCTCGGTGACCAGGCCGCAGCGGGGGCGGGTGACGCTGGACGGCACCCCGGCCGGCACCGCCGCCTACCGGCAGTCGGTCGCGTGGATGCCGCAGGACATCGTGCCGATGCCCACGCTCACCGCGCGGGAGTACGTCGCCTACATCGGCTGGCTCAAGGGCATGAGCCGCGCCGAGGCGTGGCAGCAGTCCCGCCGGGCCCTGGGCCGGGTGAACCTGGCCGACCAGGCCGGGGCCCGCACCAGCAGCCTCTCCGGCGGCCAACTGCGCCGCGTCGGCGTCGCCGGGGCGCTGGTCCACGGGGCGCGCGTGCTGCTGCTGGACGAGCCCACCGCGGGCATGGACCCCTACCAGCGCCGGGTCTTCCGGGACATCCTGCGCGGCCTCACCGACGACGTGCGGGTGCTGCTGTCCACGCACGACGTGGCCGACCTGGCGGAGGAGGCGGACCACGTCACCGTCATGTACGGGGGCAGCGTCCTGCACCACGGCGACACCGGCAGCTTCCTGACCCACACCCCGCCCGGAACGCTGGAGGGACGCGCCGCCGAGGCCGCCTACACCGCCCTGCTCACCAGCCGGGGCGTCACCGCCTGA